One genomic segment of Plasmodium cynomolgi strain B DNA, chromosome 14, whole genome shotgun sequence includes these proteins:
- a CDS encoding hypothetical protein (putative), translating to FKICEDDETYTSKLKIFEKPAHYIRYELYRDQVTGIKLTDGSIIHYDLLKEDELFLQSLNSSINVQLSDDDFCKLIDKFEKLTGYSENKEEINLKDAIKAAADLKINLKSNVVKDIHTYWKSKRKKLGRPLLRMFWNSSQNILPHYSVFRSRVKEKMTLRKHKKKNSEIILKMQELIEDFRRLDRILRKMKQRDEKKLLLLQLNSILFDQRKNEIKDKTYVCPMWNYFKDYKMEKIYKKFKKDKYYKSLYSGANAGSHHRGSSHHERAHHERAYHERAQHEGSHHERGYHESGYYGSGHHGSGYHESGHHAKSHHSHHSHHAHHSHHAHHSHHAHHSHHSHHSHHSHHPHNRSCAQIHNDSIVSRKINKRAKSQGLCEQMNVIKINRNEYKNVVLIKRRGRSNRIWVDRKFLNEMNNDDINCCDLSYTFNDFVEASLNLKKNYEEDLCNYITGKQKHIPIKLGIKSGDIKNLDSNFFSNQRNGEQQPGDDAGGAAEMDTPGIATGGIATAGISTAGIPTAGIPTAGIATTDIATAGIPTADIATAIGTSALGEGDDGGILFEKYEEMKREKKKRKRKKESKNVAPSISYDPINAFSSQPMEEELAASQRYANGTTGISVEGGNNYLDYPSNYNNQKEDRRFLNFMYNKGDAELVGSSSLWGKYNTNTNGASNGKTKPHDDESPYALMNLSNDKVESALHESRLISNVDPNSKNESTNSVHSNEQASYNKALFQFDDLVNPQLNRDNYIFCLSKYACAQKRILFYLENMLNFDNYNFKSKKREASTTVAQGAPSSAPPVELPQEGENMDKAQEVQNAPEAREAREAREAREGVDLVEPSDKPEEGVHTGVPDPADVLHIDTQN from the coding sequence tttaaaatatgcGAAGATGATGAAACGTATACgagtaaattaaaaatatttgagaAACCCGCACATTACATCAGGTATGAACTTTACAGAGATCAAGTGACAGGAATTAAGTTAACAGACGGATCGATTATCCATTACGATTTGTTAAAAGAAGATGAATTATTTCTCCAAAGTCTTAACTCGTCCATAAATGTCCAATTAAGTGATGACGATTTCTGTAAGCTAATtgataaatttgaaaagctAACAGGGTACtcagaaaataaagaagaaataaatttaaaggaTGCAATAAAAGCTGCAGCtgatttgaaaataaatctcAAAAGTAATGTTGTAAAGGATATTCATACGTACtggaaaagtaaaagaaaaaaattgggaagacCACTGCTTCGGATGTTTTGGAATAGCtcccaaaatattttgccaCATTATTCTGTGTTTAGATCAAgagtgaaagaaaaaatgacactGAGGAAacacaagaagaagaacagtgaaattattttgaagatGCAGGAACTTATAGAAGATTTTAGACGATTGGATCGAATATTacgcaaaatgaagcaaaggGATGAGAAGAAATTACTCCTACTACAATTAAACTCCATCCTTTTTGATcagagaaaaaacgaaattaagGACAAAACGTATGTCTGCCCTATGTGGAATTACTTTAAAgattacaaaatggagaagataTACAAAAAGTTCAAGAAGGACAAATATTACAAGAGCTTGTACAGCGGCGCGAACGCGGGCAGCCACCATCGGGGGAGCAGTCATCATGAGAGAGCTCACCATGAGAGGGCATATCATGAGAGGGCTCAGCATGAAGGCAGCCATCATGAGAGAGGCTACCATGAGAGCGGTTATTATGGAAGCGGCCACCACGGGAGCGGTTATCATGAGAGCGGTCATCACGCGAAGAGTCATCACTCGCACCACTCACACCACGCACATCACTCTCACCACGCACATCACTCTCACCACGCACATCACTCACACCACTCACACCACTCGCACCACTCACACCACCCGCACAACCGATCCTGCGCTCAAATCCACAACGACTCCATCGTTAGCAGAAAAATCAACAAAAGAGCAAAGAGCCAAGGACTATGCGAGCAAATGAACGTGATCAAAATAAATCGAAATGAGTACAAAAATGTGGTCCTGATTAAGAGGCGAGGGAGAAGCAATAGAATATGGGTCGACCGAAAGTTTTTAAACGAAATGAATAACGATGATATAAATTGCTGCGACCTATCGTATACCTTTAATGACTTCGTGGAGGCTTCtctaaatttaaaaaaaaattatgaggaGGATTTGTGCAACTATATCACTGGAAAGCAGAAACATATTCCCATCAAGTTGGGCATCAAAAGTGGTgacattaaaaatttggactCCAACTTTTTTAGCAATCAGAGAAATGGGGAGCAGCAGCCAGGGGATGACGCCGGGGGTGCAGCGGAGATGGATACCCCAGGGATTGCCACCGGAGGGATTGCCACGGCAGGGATTTCCACCGCTGGGATTCCCACCGCAGGGATTCCCACCGCAGGGATTGCCACCACAGACATTGCCACCGCAGGGATTCCCACCGCAGACATTGCCACTGCGATAGGCACGTCTGCATTGGGCGAGGGAGACGACGGAGGCATCCTCTTCGAGAAGTacgaagaaatgaaaagggaaaaaaaaaagaggaaaagaaaaaaagagtccAAAAATGTCGCGCCGAGTATATCGTACGACCCGATCAatgctttttcttcccaacCAATGGAAGAAGAGTTAGCCGCATCGCAAAGATATGCAAACGGTACCACTGGAATATCTGTGGAAGGAGGTAATAACTATCTTGATTACCCCTCAAACTATAACAACCAAAAGGAAGATCGAAGATTTCTTAATTTCATGTACAACAAAGGAGACGCAGAATTAGTAGGGAGTAGCTCCCTGTGGGGAAAGTACAACACAAATACGAATGGAGCATCGaatgggaaaacaaaacCCCATGATGATGAATCACCTTACGCACTCATGAATCTTTCAAACGATAAGGTGGAGAGTGCACTGCATGAATCGAGACTTATAAGCAATGTAGATCCCAacagtaaaaatgaaagtacCAATTCGGTTCACAGCAATGAGCAAGCAAGTTACAACAAAGCGCTCTTTCAATTTGACGATTTGGTTAACCCACAGCTTAATAGGgataactatattttttgtttgagcaaatatgcatgtgcacagaaacgtattttattttaccttgAAAATATGCTTAATTTTGATAACTATAATTTTAAGAGCAAGAAAAGGGAAGCCAGCACAACTGTGGCTCAGGGCGCGCCCAGCTCTGCACCACCGGTGGAACTTCcccaggagggggagaacaTGGACAAGGCGCAAGAGGTGCAAAACGCTCCAGAAGCAAGAGAAGCGCGAGAAGCGCGAGAAGCGCGAGAGGGAGTCGACTTGGTGGAGCCGAGTGATAAGCCAGAAGAGGGGGTCCACACCGGCGTGCCTGACCCAGCTGACGTACTGCACATCGACACGCAGAACTAG
- a CDS encoding Sec20-like protein (putative) produces the protein MKKAFLPNLGKKNENVETLSKISSMINHMKLIDDSLKNLFLSEDDLNSHDAFLLFRGKVAKRIVHYSNLAAECKDKILCAEVSDEDAEDIKQQFEYHQGNVESDDHGTFSESEEKKQTDANLKDTKQMMIDEINRMKSVRSELLESSHKLRKQDQIFNMFESKIKSSTQLLFSLKKKAQNDTRYVWYSFFFFLSVCSYIIMRRLGVIWALITVIKLLLSLMLYLVKLALGMFHFVKKGNEEKGANGGDDLGKTFVPIPVTTEL, from the exons atgaagaaagctTTTTTACCAaacttggggaaaaaaaacgaaaatgtaGAAACCTTGAGCAAAATCAGCTCCATGATAAACCACATGAAATTGATTGACGACAGTCtgaagaatttatttttatcggAGGATGACCTGAATAGCCATGACGCCTTTTTGTTG TTTCGAGGAAAAGTCGCAAAGAGGATTGTCCACTACTCCAACCTAGCTGCGGAATGCAAAGACAAGATCCTTTGCGCCGAGGTGTCCGATGAGGACGCGGAGGACATCAAGCAGCAGTTCGAGTACCACCAAGGGAATGTGGAAAG TGACGACCATGGGACATTCTCAGAGtcagaagagaaaaaacaaacggatgcaaatttaaaagacACGAAGCAAATGATGATTGACGAAATTAACAGAATGAAGAGTGTCAGATCGGAGTTACTCGAATCGTCCCACAAATTGAGGAAGCAGGATCAAATATTTAACA TGTTCGAgtcgaaaataaaatccaGCACGCAGctgttattttctttaaaaaaaaa GGCCCAAAATGACACACGATATGTGtggtattcttttttcttctttctgaGTGTGTGCTCCTATATTATCATGCGCAGGCTGGGCGTGATCTGGGCCCTCATAACA GTCATCAAATTGCTGCTTTCACTGATGCTCTACTTGGTAAAACTCGCGTTAGGtatgtttcattttgttaagaaGGGTAATGAGGAAAAGGGAGCAAATGGGGGAGACGATTTGGGGAAAACCTTTGTTCCCATTCCAGTTACGACAGAGTTGTGA
- a CDS encoding DNA replication licensing factor MCM4 (putative) produces the protein MGTPRRRVGQNASPYAMSSSNIFGTNNEIFGSNFMNSPVSSRRTKNSKGSFLNSMLNESKYLNQSNTGSQFLRYGHTPLAIRRIKCARADIGDVDTPRKLGPNHIETLVCIKGVIIRCSNIIPEMTMAAFKCTSKKRIGVNNYEKCNEEVYEHVIQGEVQEPLTCTNCNNKNTFELWHNNCCFSSKQLIKLSEVTEHLKQGETPQSISVYAYDDLIDYTKPGDTVELTGILKASPVRLNPRSRCYNSVHRTYINVIHIRKENKQKMKLTEQNDTASVILKRNDDGTVEENFEKLNEQGNLLFTTEVIQKMQKLSTDPNIYQRLVDSIAPSIYGRDDIKKGLLCQLFGGSKTTDKFKNKYRSEIHILLCGDPSTAKSQLLHYVHKLSPRGIYTSGKGSSSVGLTAFISKDSETKEYILESGAVVLSDKGICCIDEFDKMDDSARAILHEVMEQQTVTIAKAGIVATLNARTSVLASANPINSRYDKNKAVVENINLPPSLFSRFDLIYLVIDQANEEEDKKLATVLCKNFSYGAKDGSDSETDDESDSESDSQSGDELKAPSEFDAGSDADPYQRRKKHIGEDQTATPTKAYKKNSKKYLIDSNTLALYIAYCRITCNPIISLESKKIIIEEYIKMRCKEGSKSPTASPRQLEGLVRLSQSLARMKLKDVVTPEEANEAVRLMNIATFQSLIDPLSGRIDFDQVNLGQTSQHKKKSDQIKDIIMNALVLRNMTKDELLSHCHETIMNNRDYAMAMDRKSFEEAFHDLERSQEITRLCSGLYKKK, from the exons atgggaactcCGAGACGCCGAGTGGGGCAGAATGCCAGCCCCTATGCGATGAGCTCCTCGAACATTTTCGGGACGAACAACGAAATCTTCGGTAGTAACTTCATGAACTCGCCGGTCTCCAGTAGGAGGACGAAAAACAGCAAAGGTAGCTTCCTCAACAGCATGCTGAACGAATCCAAGTACCTAAACCAGAGCAACACCGGGTCGCAGTTTCTGAGGTACGGACACACACCTCTAGCGATcagaagaataaaatgcGCAAGAGCTGACATAGGAGATGTGG ATACACCCAGAAAATTAGGACCAAATCATATAGAAACACTTGTATGTATAAAAGGAGTCATAATCAGATGTTCTAATATCATTCCTGAAATGACCATGGCTGCTTTCAAATGTACGtctaaaaaaagaataggAGTTAATAATTATGAGAAATGCAACGAAGAAGTGTATGAACATGTCATCCAAGGGGAAGTACAAGAACCTCTAACCTGCACAAATTGCAATAATAAGAATACGTTCGAATTATGGCATAACAACTGCTGCTTCTCTTCAAAACAGCTAATCAAATTGAGTGAAGTTACTGAACATTTAAAACAGGGAGAGACTCCACAATCCATTtctgtatatgcatatgacGACTTGATAGACTATACCAAACCAGGAGACACAGTTGAATTGACAGGCATATTGAAAGCCTCTCCCGTGAGATTAAACCCTAGGTCTAGATGTTACAATAGTGTACATAGAACCTACATCAACGTCATACACATTAGAAAGGAGAACAAacagaaaatgaaattaacaGAACAGAACGACACTGCATCAgttattttgaaaagaaatGATGATGGAACAGTGGaagaaaatttcgaaaaattaaatgagcAAGGAAATCTTCTATTCACCACAGAAGTAATCCAGAAAATGCAGAAACTCAGTACAGACCCAAATATTTACCAAAGGTTGGTTGATTCTATAGCTCCATCGATTTATGGACGAGATGATATCAAGAAAGGTCTCCTTTGCCAACTATTCGGTGGAAGCAAAACTACcgataaatttaaaaataagtatCGATCTGAAATTCATATATTACTATGTGGAGACCCCTCTACAGCCAAATCACAACTTTTAcattatgtacataaattatCCCCAAGAGGTATTTACACAAGTGGGAAGGGTAGTAGCAGTGTCGGGTTGACTGCCTTCATTTCGAAAGACTCGGAGACAAAGGAATACATACTCGAATCTGGTGCAGTTGTCCTGTCAGATAAAGGAATTTGTTGTATTGACGAATTTGATAAAATGGATGACTCCGCTAGGGCAATCTTACACGAAGTTATGGAACAACAAACAGTTACCATTGCCAAAGCAGGGATCGTTGCAACACTGAATGCTCGTACATCCGTTCTTGCATCTGCTAATCCGATTAACAGTAGGTATGATAAAAACAAAGCTGTTGTGGAGAATATCAACCTACCAccatcccttttttcaagatTCGATTTAATCTATCTCGTTATAGATCAAGcgaatgaggaagaagacaaaaaattagCTACCGTGCTGTGCAAAAACTTTTCCTATGGCGCGAAAGATGGGTCCGATTCCGAGACGGATGACGAATCAGATTCCGAATCGGACTCCCAATCGGGTGACGAGTTAAAAGCTCCTTCAGAGTTTGACGCTGGAAGTGACGCAGATCCATAtcaaaggaggaagaaacataTAGGAGAAGACCAAACTGCTACCCCGACCAAggcgtataaaaaaaactccaaaaaATACCTAATCGATTCGAACACCCTAGCGTTGTATATTGCCTACTGCCGCATAACGTGCAACCCAATTATTTCCTTAGAAAGTAAAAAGATTATAATTGAagaatacataaaaatgagatgCAAGGAAGGGTCAAAGTCTCCGACGGCTAGCCCCAGACAGTTGGAAGGACTCGTTCGACTCAGCCAAAGTTTAGCGAGAATGAAACTCAAAGATGTAGTCACTCCTGAGGAGGCCAACGAAGCTGTGCGACTCATGAACATTGCAACGTTTCAAAGTTTGATAGATCCCCTAAGTGGTAGAATCGATTTCGATCAAGTTAACCTTGGACAGACATCTCAACATAAGAAGAAATCAGATCAGATAAAGGACATCATTATGAATGCTCTCGTTTTGAGGAACATGACAAAGGATGAATTGCTTTCACATTGTCACGAGACCATTATGAATAATCGGGACTATGCGATGGCTATGGATAGAAAGTCCTTCGAAGAGGCTTTCCACGACCTCGAACGCTCCCAGGAGATCACACGGCTGTGTTCTGGCCTGTACAAGAAGAAGTAG
- a CDS encoding ubiquitin carboxyl-terminal hydrolase (putative), with protein sequence MEKKARKKNQNDKALAGNKRGRKKKESHSEEGEEADQAGEAKQTIATNAAKQTNAAKQTIATNAASVTSFTEARLVPRGAVRGRVCPYLRTINRNLLDFDFEKLCSISMSNLHVYACLVCGLYFQGIGKGTYAYTHALEKNHYVFINLETCKTCCLPENYEIEDASLNDIKYFLKPMYTIQQVEYICRNSILGKSLDGADFFPGFVGLNNLKNTDYCNVIIQLVCSIIPLRNYFLIFQNKKYMTKNIISSLSELIKKIFNPRNFKGVVSPHEFLQTVGIESKKNFKI encoded by the coding sequence ATGGAAAAGAAAGCGAGAAAGAAGAACCAAAATGACAAGGCTCTCGCTGGTAACAAgcggggaaggaagaaaaaggagagtcactccgaggagggggaggaggcagACCAAGCTGGCGAGGCGAAGCAGACAATCGCGACAAACGCGGCGAAGCAGACAAACGCGGCGAAGCAGACAATCGCGACAAACGCGGCCAGTGTGACCAGTTTCACGGAGGCGCGGCTCGTCCCGCGGGGCGCGGTAAGGGGCAGGGTGTGCCCGTACCTGCGTACCATCAACAGAAACCTGCTGGACTTTGATTTCGAAAAGTTGTGCAGCATCAGCATGTCAAACTTGCATGTATACGCATGCCTAGTCTGCGGACTGTACTTCCAAGGAATAGGAAAAGGAACctatgcatacacacacgcactGGAAAAAAACCATTACGTCTTCATAAATTTGGAAACATGCAAAACGTGTTGCCTTCCAGAAAATTACGAAATCGAAGATGCATCTctaaatgatataaaatatttcttaaaaCCAATGTATACCATACAACAAGTAGAATACATATGTCGTAATTCCATTTTGGGAAAATCGCTAGATGGtgcagatttttttcctggcTTTGTAGGACtcaacaatttaaaaaatacggaCTACTGCAATGTTATTATTCAACTTGTGTGTAGCATTATTCCATtgagaaattattttttaatatttcaaaataaaaaatatatgaccaaaaatattatttcttctttatctgaattgattaaaaaaatttttaacccTCGAAATTTCAAGGGGGTTGTTTCTCCTCATGAGTTTTTACAAACAGTTGGCATTGAATCTAAGAAGAACTTCAAAATT